The following coding sequences lie in one Musa acuminata AAA Group cultivar baxijiao chromosome BXJ1-8, Cavendish_Baxijiao_AAA, whole genome shotgun sequence genomic window:
- the LOC103996003 gene encoding uncharacterized membrane protein At3g27390 isoform X2, whose translation MEPPQGFWATLWSCLRFLPFFLGLLLLGIIKGALLFPFVCLIMTLGNSAIIVSLWPVHVVWTYYCIAKAKQLGPILKLVLALGVSVILMLWPPVGIFGSIIVGASYGFLAPIMATFDAVGEGKANNLIHCFLDGTWSTIKGSCTVVRDVKDICLHSYFSIMDDLRLHDPPNGEPYEIRLRYIPGACLAGLLGVMADVPMISLIAICKSPYMLFKGWRRLFHDLIGREGPFLETACVPFAGLAIILWPLAVAGAVTASIISSFSLGAYAAVIAYQETSVKMGLAYIISSMSMFDEYSNDVLDMPEGSCFPRKKVPQRATSFSRPVSFRRENQDAKKAPSRATSFKNSILELNPLKLLDHLFSECKRHGEVLVSEGVITREDIQESRSSKGGSRIISIGLPAYSILQALLLSAKSDTDGLVLSDNTEITTENRPKDTIFDWFFDPLMIIKEQIKAEKFTEEEEIYLSKLVLLHGDSKRLKNLNAQSSSSDQRKRAEIDALARRLQGITKSISRYPTARRRFDDLVKSLSEDLEKKFGSNRSANGFQESQRVRSGIFRIFSQKSFGSDTSTKGHHQEIQEVNNGF comes from the exons ATGGAGCCTCCGCAGGGGTTTTGGGCGACTCTTTGGAGTTGCCTTCGGTTCTTGCCTTTCTTTCTAGGTTTACTGCTGCTGGGCATCATCAAAG GTGCTTTACTTTTCCCATTTGTATGTCTTATCATGACATTAGGAAACTCAGCCATCATTGTGAGTCTCTGGCCAGTACATGTAGTTTGGACTTATTACTGCATAGCAAA AGCCAAACAGCTTGGGCCTATTCTGAAGCTTGTTCTTGCACTTGGTGTATCTGTCATCTTGATGTTGTGGCCGCCAGTTGGTATTTTTGGGAGCATCATTGTCGGAGCAAGCTATGGTTTTCTAGCTCCTATCATGGCTACCTTTGATGCTGTTGGTGAAGGAAAAGCTAATAATCTCATACATTGCTTTTTG GATGGAACTTGGAGTACTATCAAAGGAAGTTGTACAGTGGTTAGAGACGTGAAAGATATTTGCTTGCACTCCTATTTCTCGATCATGGATGATCTTCGTCTTCATGATCCTCCAAACGGAGAGCCTTATGAGATCAG ATTGCGTTACATTCCGGGTGCCTGTTTGGCTGGTCTGCTTGGAGTCATGGCTGATGTGCCGATGATCTCATTGATTGCCATTTGCAAGAGCCCATACATGCTTTTTAAAGGATGGAGGCGTTTGTTTCATGATCTTATAGGCCGAGAGGGCCCGTTTTTGGAAACTGCATGCGTCCCATTTGCTGGTCTAGCCATTATTCTCTGGCCATTGGCAGTTGCAGGAGCAGTCACGGCTTCCATAATATCAAGTTTCTCTTTGGGTGCATATGCAGCTGTTATAGCATACCAG GAGACATCAGTGAAGATGGGGCTAGCCTACATCATCTCTTCCATGTCTATGTTTGATGAATACAGTAATGATGTACTTGACATGCCAGAAGGATCTTGCTTTCCCAG GAAGAAGGTACCACAGCGTGCTACCTCTTTTTCCAGACCTGTCTCTTTTCGACGGGAAAACCAGGATGCAAAAAAGGCTCCTTCACGTGCGACGTCATTTAAGAATAGCATACTTGAATTGAATCCTTTGAAG TTACTTGATCATCTGTTCTCGGAGTGTAAGCGCCATGGTGAGGTTTTGGTCTCTGAAGGAGTAATAACACGAGAAGACATTCAAGAATCTAGGTCCAGTAAAGGTGGTAGCAGGATAATAAGCATCGGTTTGCCGGCATACTCCATACTCCAGGCACTGTTACTTTCAGCAAAGAGCGATACTGATGGTTTAGTTTTAA GTGACAACACTGAGATAACCACTGAAAACCGGCCTAAAGATACAATCTTCGATTGGTTCTTTGACCCTCTGATGATCATTAAAGAGCAGATTAAAGCTGAAAAATTTacagaagaggaagaaatatattTGTCCAAATTGGTGCTGCTGCATGGTGATTCCAAGAGACTGAAAAACCTTAATGCTCAATCATCATCTTCAGATCAGAGAAAACGAGCTGAAATTGATGCCCTTGCTCGGAG GTTGCAAGGCATCACCAAATCGATCTCAAGGTATCCGACAGCCAGACGACGTTTTGATGATCTTGTGAAATCTCTTTCGGAAGACCTTGAGAAGAAGTTTGGAAGCAATCGATCTGCCAATGGGTTTCAAGAGAGTCAACGTGTACGAAGTGGTATTTTCCGAATTTTTAGCCAAAAGTCATTTGGCTCGGATACAAGCACCAAGGGCCATCATCAAGAAATCCAAGAGGTTAACAATGGCTTTTAG
- the LOC103996003 gene encoding uncharacterized membrane protein At3g27390 isoform X1: protein MEPPQGFWATLWSCLRFLPFFLGLLLLGIIKGALLFPFVCLIMTLGNSAIIVSLWPVHVVWTYYCIAKAKQLGPILKLVLALGVSVILMLWPPVGIFGSIIVGASYGFLAPIMATFDAVGEGKANNLIHCFLDGTWSTIKGSCTVVRDVKDICLHSYFSIMDDLRLHDPPNGEPYEIRLRYIPGACLAGLLGVMADVPMISLIAICKSPYMLFKGWRRLFHDLIGREGPFLETACVPFAGLAIILWPLAVAGAVTASIISSFSLGAYAAVIAYQETSVKMGLAYIISSMSMFDEYSNDVLDMPEGSCFPRYQYRKKVPQRATSFSRPVSFRRENQDAKKAPSRATSFKNSILELNPLKLLDHLFSECKRHGEVLVSEGVITREDIQESRSSKGGSRIISIGLPAYSILQALLLSAKSDTDGLVLSDNTEITTENRPKDTIFDWFFDPLMIIKEQIKAEKFTEEEEIYLSKLVLLHGDSKRLKNLNAQSSSSDQRKRAEIDALARRLQGITKSISRYPTARRRFDDLVKSLSEDLEKKFGSNRSANGFQESQRVRSGIFRIFSQKSFGSDTSTKGHHQEIQEVNNGF, encoded by the exons ATGGAGCCTCCGCAGGGGTTTTGGGCGACTCTTTGGAGTTGCCTTCGGTTCTTGCCTTTCTTTCTAGGTTTACTGCTGCTGGGCATCATCAAAG GTGCTTTACTTTTCCCATTTGTATGTCTTATCATGACATTAGGAAACTCAGCCATCATTGTGAGTCTCTGGCCAGTACATGTAGTTTGGACTTATTACTGCATAGCAAA AGCCAAACAGCTTGGGCCTATTCTGAAGCTTGTTCTTGCACTTGGTGTATCTGTCATCTTGATGTTGTGGCCGCCAGTTGGTATTTTTGGGAGCATCATTGTCGGAGCAAGCTATGGTTTTCTAGCTCCTATCATGGCTACCTTTGATGCTGTTGGTGAAGGAAAAGCTAATAATCTCATACATTGCTTTTTG GATGGAACTTGGAGTACTATCAAAGGAAGTTGTACAGTGGTTAGAGACGTGAAAGATATTTGCTTGCACTCCTATTTCTCGATCATGGATGATCTTCGTCTTCATGATCCTCCAAACGGAGAGCCTTATGAGATCAG ATTGCGTTACATTCCGGGTGCCTGTTTGGCTGGTCTGCTTGGAGTCATGGCTGATGTGCCGATGATCTCATTGATTGCCATTTGCAAGAGCCCATACATGCTTTTTAAAGGATGGAGGCGTTTGTTTCATGATCTTATAGGCCGAGAGGGCCCGTTTTTGGAAACTGCATGCGTCCCATTTGCTGGTCTAGCCATTATTCTCTGGCCATTGGCAGTTGCAGGAGCAGTCACGGCTTCCATAATATCAAGTTTCTCTTTGGGTGCATATGCAGCTGTTATAGCATACCAG GAGACATCAGTGAAGATGGGGCTAGCCTACATCATCTCTTCCATGTCTATGTTTGATGAATACAGTAATGATGTACTTGACATGCCAGAAGGATCTTGCTTTCCCAG GTATCAATACAGGAAGAAGGTACCACAGCGTGCTACCTCTTTTTCCAGACCTGTCTCTTTTCGACGGGAAAACCAGGATGCAAAAAAGGCTCCTTCACGTGCGACGTCATTTAAGAATAGCATACTTGAATTGAATCCTTTGAAG TTACTTGATCATCTGTTCTCGGAGTGTAAGCGCCATGGTGAGGTTTTGGTCTCTGAAGGAGTAATAACACGAGAAGACATTCAAGAATCTAGGTCCAGTAAAGGTGGTAGCAGGATAATAAGCATCGGTTTGCCGGCATACTCCATACTCCAGGCACTGTTACTTTCAGCAAAGAGCGATACTGATGGTTTAGTTTTAA GTGACAACACTGAGATAACCACTGAAAACCGGCCTAAAGATACAATCTTCGATTGGTTCTTTGACCCTCTGATGATCATTAAAGAGCAGATTAAAGCTGAAAAATTTacagaagaggaagaaatatattTGTCCAAATTGGTGCTGCTGCATGGTGATTCCAAGAGACTGAAAAACCTTAATGCTCAATCATCATCTTCAGATCAGAGAAAACGAGCTGAAATTGATGCCCTTGCTCGGAG GTTGCAAGGCATCACCAAATCGATCTCAAGGTATCCGACAGCCAGACGACGTTTTGATGATCTTGTGAAATCTCTTTCGGAAGACCTTGAGAAGAAGTTTGGAAGCAATCGATCTGCCAATGGGTTTCAAGAGAGTCAACGTGTACGAAGTGGTATTTTCCGAATTTTTAGCCAAAAGTCATTTGGCTCGGATACAAGCACCAAGGGCCATCATCAAGAAATCCAAGAGGTTAACAATGGCTTTTAG
- the LOC103996003 gene encoding uncharacterized membrane protein At3g27390 isoform X3 — MLWPPVGIFGSIIVGASYGFLAPIMATFDAVGEGKANNLIHCFLDGTWSTIKGSCTVVRDVKDICLHSYFSIMDDLRLHDPPNGEPYEIRLRYIPGACLAGLLGVMADVPMISLIAICKSPYMLFKGWRRLFHDLIGREGPFLETACVPFAGLAIILWPLAVAGAVTASIISSFSLGAYAAVIAYQETSVKMGLAYIISSMSMFDEYSNDVLDMPEGSCFPRYQYRKKVPQRATSFSRPVSFRRENQDAKKAPSRATSFKNSILELNPLKLLDHLFSECKRHGEVLVSEGVITREDIQESRSSKGGSRIISIGLPAYSILQALLLSAKSDTDGLVLSDNTEITTENRPKDTIFDWFFDPLMIIKEQIKAEKFTEEEEIYLSKLVLLHGDSKRLKNLNAQSSSSDQRKRAEIDALARRLQGITKSISRYPTARRRFDDLVKSLSEDLEKKFGSNRSANGFQESQRVRSGIFRIFSQKSFGSDTSTKGHHQEIQEVNNGF; from the exons ATGTTGTGGCCGCCAGTTGGTATTTTTGGGAGCATCATTGTCGGAGCAAGCTATGGTTTTCTAGCTCCTATCATGGCTACCTTTGATGCTGTTGGTGAAGGAAAAGCTAATAATCTCATACATTGCTTTTTG GATGGAACTTGGAGTACTATCAAAGGAAGTTGTACAGTGGTTAGAGACGTGAAAGATATTTGCTTGCACTCCTATTTCTCGATCATGGATGATCTTCGTCTTCATGATCCTCCAAACGGAGAGCCTTATGAGATCAG ATTGCGTTACATTCCGGGTGCCTGTTTGGCTGGTCTGCTTGGAGTCATGGCTGATGTGCCGATGATCTCATTGATTGCCATTTGCAAGAGCCCATACATGCTTTTTAAAGGATGGAGGCGTTTGTTTCATGATCTTATAGGCCGAGAGGGCCCGTTTTTGGAAACTGCATGCGTCCCATTTGCTGGTCTAGCCATTATTCTCTGGCCATTGGCAGTTGCAGGAGCAGTCACGGCTTCCATAATATCAAGTTTCTCTTTGGGTGCATATGCAGCTGTTATAGCATACCAG GAGACATCAGTGAAGATGGGGCTAGCCTACATCATCTCTTCCATGTCTATGTTTGATGAATACAGTAATGATGTACTTGACATGCCAGAAGGATCTTGCTTTCCCAG GTATCAATACAGGAAGAAGGTACCACAGCGTGCTACCTCTTTTTCCAGACCTGTCTCTTTTCGACGGGAAAACCAGGATGCAAAAAAGGCTCCTTCACGTGCGACGTCATTTAAGAATAGCATACTTGAATTGAATCCTTTGAAG TTACTTGATCATCTGTTCTCGGAGTGTAAGCGCCATGGTGAGGTTTTGGTCTCTGAAGGAGTAATAACACGAGAAGACATTCAAGAATCTAGGTCCAGTAAAGGTGGTAGCAGGATAATAAGCATCGGTTTGCCGGCATACTCCATACTCCAGGCACTGTTACTTTCAGCAAAGAGCGATACTGATGGTTTAGTTTTAA GTGACAACACTGAGATAACCACTGAAAACCGGCCTAAAGATACAATCTTCGATTGGTTCTTTGACCCTCTGATGATCATTAAAGAGCAGATTAAAGCTGAAAAATTTacagaagaggaagaaatatattTGTCCAAATTGGTGCTGCTGCATGGTGATTCCAAGAGACTGAAAAACCTTAATGCTCAATCATCATCTTCAGATCAGAGAAAACGAGCTGAAATTGATGCCCTTGCTCGGAG GTTGCAAGGCATCACCAAATCGATCTCAAGGTATCCGACAGCCAGACGACGTTTTGATGATCTTGTGAAATCTCTTTCGGAAGACCTTGAGAAGAAGTTTGGAAGCAATCGATCTGCCAATGGGTTTCAAGAGAGTCAACGTGTACGAAGTGGTATTTTCCGAATTTTTAGCCAAAAGTCATTTGGCTCGGATACAAGCACCAAGGGCCATCATCAAGAAATCCAAGAGGTTAACAATGGCTTTTAG
- the LOC135588471 gene encoding uncharacterized protein LOC135588471, which yields MLRSTFLPFFISSPFPPAQAFALRAYLPRPPPVCKYSSSAQSPPPPPPTSAYVHLPFCRKRCHYCDFPIIALGSSTPHRPDTDPRTSNYVQLLLREIAATRAWSDDCSPLETVFFGGGTPSLVPPGLVSSILDALKSRFGMCDSPEVSIEMDPGTFDKEKMERLLELGVNRVSLGVQAFQEELLRACGRAHGLKDVYEAIEIVTDCSELQNWSMDLISSLPHQSQEMWEESLRCAISARPTHVSVYDLQVEQGTKFGHLYTPGEFPLPTEMQSADFYRTASRMLSGAGYSHYEISSYCKDGYECKHNLTYWLNRSFYGFGLGSASYINGVRFSRPRRLKEYEEWVQKLEDGLVVLHEDISVDTKDMAMDVVMLSLRTAKGLDLRGFAKCFGKSLARSLCQALRQYVESGHVVIMDDDRNMLSYPEFELKMSEDNDETGNGVASIRLSDPDGFLLSNELISIAFGIISP from the exons ATGCTGAGATCCACTTTCCTCCCCTTCTTCATCTCATCTCCCTTTCCACCGGCTCAAGCCTTCGCCCTCAGGGCGTACCTTCCGCGTCCACCACCTGTTTGTAAATATTCCTCCTCGGCCCAGTCCCCACCCCCGCCCCCGCCCACCTCCGCCTACGTCCACCTCCCTTTCTGCCGCAAGCGGTGCCACTACTGCGACTTCCCGATCATCGCTCTCGGTTCCTCCACGCCGCACCGCCCGGACACCGACCCCAGAACCTCGAACTACGTGCAGCTCCTCCTCCGCGAGATTGCGGCGACCAGAGCCTGGTCCGACGACTGCTCGCCCCTCGAGACCGTGTTCTTCGGCGGTGGCACGCCGTCGCTAGTCCCTCCGGGCCTCGTCTCGTCCATCCTCGACGCGCTGAAGTCGAGATTTGGCATGTGCGATAGCCCGGAGGTGTCGATTGAAATGGACCCTGGAACGTTTGATAAGGAAAAGATGGAACGGCTGCTTGAGCTGGGAGTGAACCGGGTGTCGCTCGGTGTTCAGGCGTTCCAGGAGGAGCTGCTGAGGGCTTGCGGGAGAGCCCACGGCTTGAAGGATGTCTATGAAGCCATTGAGATTGTCACCGACTGCAGTGAGCTGCAGAATTGGAGCATGGACCTCATCTCGTCCTTGCCCCATCAGTCCCAAGAAATGTGGGAAGAGAGTTTGCGCTGTGCCATCAGTGCTCGTCCTACGCATGTCTCCGTTTACGACCTGCAGGTTGAGCAAGGCACCAAGTTTGGTCATTT GTATACTCCAGGAGAATTTCCTCTACCAACAGAGATGCAGTCGGCAGATTTTTACAGGACTGCTTCACGGATGCTTTCTGGGGCAGGTTATAGCCACTATGAGATCAGTAGCTACTGCAAGGATGGGTATGAGTGCAAGCACAATCTCACCTATTGGCTGAACAGATCTTTCTATGGATTTGGCCTTGGATCTGCAAGCTACATCAATGGCGTGAGGTTTTCAAGGCCAAGAAGATTGAAGGAGTACGAGGAATGGGTGCAGAAGTTGGAAGATGGATTGGTAGTGCTTCATGAGGACATCAGTGTCGACACAAAGGACATGGCAATGGATGTTGTGATGCTGTCCTTGAGAACGGCAAAAGGTCTTGACCTGAGGGGCTTTGCAAAATGCTTTGGGAAGAGCCTGGCACGCTCTTTGTGCCAAGCCTTGAGGCAGTATGTAGAGAGTGGGCATGTGGTTATCATGGATGATGATAGAAATATGTTGTCTTACCCTGAGTTTGAGTTGAAGATGAGTGAGGATAATGATGAAACGGGTAATGGAGTTGCATCCATTCGGCTCAGTGATCCAGATGGTTTCCTCCTGTCTAATGAGTTGATATCCATTGCATTTGGAATTATATCTCCATAA
- the LOC135588474 gene encoding DNA topoisomerase 1 beta-like, whose amino-acid sequence MGKLKKRIRPSDITINIGKDAPIPKCPIPGERWKEVKHDNTVTWLAFWNDPINPKEFKYVFLAASSSLKGQSDKEKYEKARLLKNYIHNIRANYTRDFTSKDPTKRQIAVATYLIDKLALRAGNEKVNQYHFDSLILVYSALLYV is encoded by the exons ATGGGAAAGCTGAAAAAGAGAATTCGCCCAAGTGATATTACAATCAATATAGGAAAAGATGCACCAATTCCAAAATGTCCAATACCTGGTGAAag GTGGAAAGAAGTAAAACATGATAACACTGTCACATGGTTGGCTTTTTGGAATGATCCCATAAATCCAAAAGAGTTCAAGTATGTCTTTTTGGCAGCCAGCAGTTCATTAAAAGGACAAAGCGACAAAGAGAAGTATGAGAAAGCGAGGCTGTTGAAG AATTATATACACAATATTCGTGCGAATTATACAAGGGACTTTACCAGTAAAGATCCAACAAAGCGGCAAATAGCAGTAGCAACCTACCTTATTGATAAGCTAGCACTTAGGGCTGGCAATGAAAAGGTAAATCAGTATCATTTCGACAGTTTGATCCTCGTTTATTCTGCATTGTTGTATGTTTGA